In the genome of Bradyrhizobium sp. CB3481, the window GAAGTGCAAGGGCGGCCGTGAGGCCGGCGCGCGTGGGGTCGTCGAGTTCGGGCGGCAACAGCGCAAGCCAGGCCGCGAACGCTTCCGTCGCGCGGGCGCGCTGGTCCCGCGAGGGCGCGCGGTCGCGCAGCCAGCCGCGCGTCCGGCCTTGCACATGGTCGTGCGGGCTCGTCAGGGCGGTGCGGGCGAGCGCGGGGTCGGCCCACGGCCAGTCGGCGCGCTCGTCGATGGCGCGGATGGCGAGGTCGCGCATTTCCGGTGCGGTCGCCTCGAGCAGGGCGGCGATCAACGCCGCCTCGGCCTTGCCGGCATCGATCAGCCGCCGCGCGATCGATGCCGCGAGCGCGGTGACCTCCGGATACGGCGAGGCCAGCAGGCCGCCGATCGCGGCCGCGTCCATCGCTTCAGGCCGCGGCGGGCCCTGCCGCAGCGCCTCGGCCGCGAAGCGCGCCGCCGCGTGATTGCGTGCCGATGTCGCGATGCGCAGCAGCCGCTGCGGCTGGGCATCCCATAGCGCGGGGAACGCTTCCTCACGCCGGTTCGGTGCACGCGCGCCGACATGGCGATGCGTGAGCGCGTTGGGATTGAAGCGGCTGGTCTCAGCTGAGGCATGCAGCAGGTGGCTGACGCTCCAGACCCGGCTCAGCGCCTCGCTGGCATGCGGGGCAGGCTGATAGCGGCCGTCGATGCGGACATACTCGGTCCATGTCGCCGGCTTGCCGCCGTCGGCATCGGTGAAGGCGAGGAGGAGCTCGCTCGCCATCGCCGTGAAGGCATCCTGTCCGAGTTCGGCGCGCTTGCGCAGCATGCGCCAGGCGCGCCGCTTGAAGTAGAGCAGGGTCTGGTCGGATAGCGCGATGCGCGGATTAGCGCTTCCCAATTCCTCGCTGAGCTTCAGCACCTGGCGCGAACCGGGCACCCAGACGCGGTCATTATAGACGCGGCCGCGACGGTACATCGGCGTCGCCAGCTCGAACTGCCGCGCCGTTGCGGCGAACAGCGGACCGTCGTCGGTGAGGTCGGCATATTTGAACAGGCGCCGCAGCACCTGGACAAAAGGCGGGCGGGGGGTCATTGCGCGCACGGCCGCGAGCAGCGTCTTGCGCGCCGCGCCGTCGGCGAGCGCATGGTGGGCAAGGGCGATGAGGAACTGATTGGCGAAGCCCGGATGTGCTGAGCTCGCCGCCAGCAGGGCCTGCAGCAGCCCCGCGCCATCGCCGTTGGTCAGCGCCATCTCGATGTCTTGTGTCGCCGCGGCATCCGTCGTTCGCGGCAACGACAGCCGTGGCGGCTGCCGCCGCTCGCCCATCAGTTCGCTGGCCAGCGCATAGGCAGCGTAGTCGCGAGTCACGAAACTGACATTGACGTCGGCGCAGCTACGCAGCAGATCGACGGCATCAGCACCGCCACAGCGCGCCAGCGCATAGACGAGGCTGTAACTTGCGTTCGCCGCGCCGACCTTCTCGGCGATGGCGGCGAGTTGGGGATAGGCGGCGGCCAGCCGGATCAAGCCGAGGCGCCAGAACAGCCGGTCGCGTTCCGTGTCAGGCCATACACTGCGCGCACAGATCGCGAGCTTCTTGAGTAGCTCCGTGTTGCGTCCGTCGGCAGCGGGGCCTGTGTCGAGAACCGCCAGCGGTGGTGTGTCACCGTCGATGCGGCGATAACCGCCGTTGATCTTGGACACCACGACGCTATCGAACAGCTTTTCGGCGTTCGAGCGGGTGACCGGCGACGAAGTCTTCGTGCCATCCCTTAATGAGGTGCCGCGACGGCCATATCTGAAATTAACGAGATAGCGTGCGTCGTCCGGGCGTTCGAGATCGACCAGATCGACTTCATAGAGCTTGTCTGATCTGCCCTCCTTCATCCAGAGGCGAACGGAACGGACGACTTGCATGCACGACCCTGGATTGTCGGGGCGGCTAACATGGCAAGACAGGCGCGCCGGGTCAACGGCGATTGGTGCGACGGAATATGGCGATGCTGTAGGTCGCAGATTGTGGAATGACGACGTCGCCGGTTTGGCCCATCAGCGATTTGCATTGCGCCGGTATTGGCGGAAAAGCCAAGATCTAGCGCGCCTCACTCAAGCGGCCCCGATCCATGGGGTACACCGGCCCCCGAACCGCATCTAACGTCTTTGCCCATCTGAATGACGTATTGAAATTGCAAACATCATCTCCGCCATCCGAGCGCGCCGACGGCGTAAATCGTTGATACGAAAAAGCATTCGTGAGCGCATTCCTATGATGTCGGCCCGCGCACTCCCCCGTCATTGCTGTCGCGAGGGCCGCAAGGCTTCGACAACATCAGCTTTCATTTTGGCCTCTCGATCCAATCGCTCCATTTTTAAGCGCTCGCGGTTTTCTTGAATGGATTGTTGCTCCTTCGCGTAGTCAGTGATGGCCTTCTTGCATTCGATCTTCTTGAATGCTGCGTTCGCATCGCGCAGGGCGCGAGTAGCATGAAATGTTCTCATTCAACCTCTCTTGCAGACAAGTAATACGATAAGAAAAAAGCGTCGGACTGGCGTCCGTTCATGTCCCGAGCTATCGCCGGACCCTGCCTTTCTTGGAACGGTCAACCCGAACGCGATTAAATTCTTCTGGCCCGTTGAGCAGCTCTCGCTTGCGGGTAGCCCTGTCGTCGGCTTCGGCTGTGGCGTCGCCCACAATGTCGATCGTGTCAGCAGCCATCTTGCGAGCGCGCCGCCGTTGGCCACCGCCAAACCGGCGCCCGTCTTCTCTGATTGTGAGACCTAGTTCGACCAAGCGGCCAAGCGCCTCCGACAGCGTGGGCCTTTCGGGCTGGTGCTCCGCCCATTTGATTATTGCCGCTCGCAGCGTTGGGGTTGGCCGGAAGCCCATGAGGGGTTCGAGGCTCGGACGCTTCTTGGACTTACTGGTCATCTGCAGCGCAGGGTGACTGGGGTCAACGACATTAACACCCGCTGTTTGATATCGGCCAAACTATGCAGCTGTATAACGGGCGGTGTCTGTATCTGTTCCCACAGAACCTGCGATCGCGATGGTCAGTAGGAGTATCAGAAACTCGCTGCCGCGGTTCCAGCGCGATTAGGGCCAATCGGACCGGGAGCGAGACGCACAATCGGTAAGAAGCTAGTTCACGCGAAGTTGGCGTCCTTGATTGTAAACCAACTTCCAAATCTCAGTTGCGTCTTCTGAACTCAGGTTGCGTGCAAAAAGCTTTTTGGCGACTTCATTCGCAAAGCCGTCGCCGTCTGGCGGCTCTCGGGGAATGATCCGATAGCGATCCAACGAGGGGTTTCTCGGCATTGCCGTTACTAGCCGTCGGCAAATGCTTGCAGCCACGGCAACGCCATCCGCCGTACCTATGCCTTTCACGTCAAGCAGGACTTGCACGATGATTCGTTCCGCTTTGCCCGCATCTATTCGAAGCTCTGACACTTCAGCCTCCTTTCAGAGGAAGCCGCCGCTTGTGCCCACGCCGACCCGGCGTAACACCACGCGACGATTTGTAGTCGAAATATTCTCTCACAAGCTCGGTGAGGGTGGCGTTCGGCCACAGTCCGGGGTTTGCGTCGCTCGGGGCGCCTATTTCTTTTTGCCGGAGCCCAGGGTGGGTTGCCAGCCTCCGATCTTCTGGCTGGGCGCCGCGGCAATCACCTTGATCTTCTCTTTCTTCGGTTTCTTGACTTCCCGGTTGCCTCGCCGCTCGCCTTTGGACATATCGATCTCCTGCTGACTTTCGAGATGATTGAATTCGTCTTCCAAAATAACCTGCCCGCGCGGGGTGCAGATCCTCACGTCCAGATAGCCCTGGCGCAGGAGCTGCCTGGCCTTCCTGACGGCCGCCGCCGCCGTGGCGCGGCGGAGATTTTCGCGAAGGCCTTCACGATTACCGCCAACCAGGTATTTCAGTTCCGACCGCCCGGAGGCAGCCCGCGCTTTTGTTCGTGATGCGTCCGCCTTGCGGGAACAATCGCCGGCGCGTCTCGAAACCATTCTAGGCATGGAGGACGGCCGCTGCGATCACAAGGATCGCGAGCAAAAACGGGACGACAATGGGCGGCACGACCCACTCGGCGAGACGAAATTGCTGCAAGAGAATGCTCCTGCTCTTCTCGGCGGGAGCGCGCGGCCCTCAGTCACCGGTGGATGCCACGAAAATGCGGTGATAGCTGACCCTACGCTGATATTCCCTCGATAGCGAGCGCCAAAGCACTTTGCGTCGACCGCGGCATGAGCGCGCAGGTCGCGACCAGAGCCCCTTATTGGCCGTGTGGCAAGAAAGTGATGGCTATTGAGATGGAAGGGGCGCATGCTGCATTTCGAGCAATACCGGGCGCAGGCGTTTTCGAGAAAGGCAGGCGCACGTGACTATCGTGTCCAAACGCGAAGTCGTCACTTTCACGCACCCGTTCCGGATCAGAGGCATCGATCGCCTGTTGCCGGCAGGCGACTACGAGGTCGTCACCGATGACGAGGCAATCGACGGACTATCGTTCGCGGCGTTCCGCCGCGTCGCCACCATGATCATGGTGCCGGCGAAGGACTCCCGCGGCCTTGCGATGGAGATGATCTCGATTGGCACGAGCGATCTGGCTGACGCGCAACGCATCGATGCGAGTGCTTCCAATGGCTGACAAGCCGCTCGACCTCGACAGCCACCGCGGCATGATGGCTCAGAAGGCGACCGACCTGCGCCGTGCGCTGGGCGAGGTGGAGACCCATGCGCTGGAGCTGCGCGAACGCCAGGCGGAGATCGAACATCACCTGTTGTCGATTCCTGCCGCATCGTGGGCGGAGGCTGCCGTCAAGGCGCGCTACGTCCTCAAGCTGTATGCCGCAGGGCTGCCGCCCGACGACACACTGCATCGCGACCTCGTCGCCGCCATCCTTGAGGATTTTGCCCGGCTCACCAAGCAGGATTGAAGGAGGGAAGACACATGACGCTCCTGCGCGGTCGCTTCATCGGCTATGAATACGACAGGATGGTCGTCCTGTTCTCGATGCTCGACGGAGAGAGGGAGGTCCCCTGCGCAATCTCGACCTCCGCCATGGATGAACTTGAGGGTGTGGTGCGTGCGAGAGCAGGCGAGCGCGAGGCTCAATTCATGCGGCTGCGTGAGTGCATCGAAATCTGCGCCGACGGAAAATATCAGGCGAGCGAGCTCGAGGGAGCGCCGGCCGGCATCATCCTGCGCAGCATCGATTTCAGGAAACAGCGATAGCGGAATCCCTCCGCACCGTTTGACATACCCAACGCAGCCGGAACCAAGTTACTGATGGCTGCAATCGGAGCCTGACACCGCACTCCGAGAGATGGTGCTACTACACACTTACGACCGACCAAGAACGTGCTGTACAGCACTATGCCAATAGTCTAGCGTCCAACTAGAGGCAGCGGTTGCTGATCTCAAAGCTGTCCATGAAGCAGTGACGTCCGAAGTCGCTGCTCGTCTCTTAGCGGCAGCTATCGTGCCATCGGAAGGCGCAATCTCATATTCTGGATGCTTTTGCGAAGCGCGGATGCGAGCAGCTCTGCGGCTGCAGCGCTCGTGCACAATCAAAGGAGACCGTCATGAGAGTGCCGGCAATTTTGCAGGGTGAAGCGCGGACCCGGCTCCTCCAAGGTATGGCGTTCGGCGCTGTTGCGGCGGTGACGATCGGATTTATGTGGGGCGGCTGGGTCACCGGCGGTACTGCCACGGCGATGAGTTCGATGGCAGAGAGCAAAGGTCGAATGTCGGTCCTGGTCCCGATGTGCGTCGCCCAGTTCACCGCGGCAGATGGCGCCGTTGCCAAGTTTAAAGCGGCGGGACCCTA includes:
- a CDS encoding DUF1488 family protein gives rise to the protein MTLLRGRFIGYEYDRMVVLFSMLDGEREVPCAISTSAMDELEGVVRARAGEREAQFMRLRECIEICADGKYQASELEGAPAGIILRSIDFRKQR